The genomic window CTATAGCGCACACTATTTAACAACACCAAATCAAAAGAATTCAAACTGTTTAGTTTGCTTCATTAAAGTAAACAGATTCAAATATTGGTTACATGAAAAGAAATAGAGCattatgaaggaaaaaagaaaacttaCTTCCTCCTTGAAGAAGCATATACAATTTGGACTCATAGAGAAGTTGAGGATGCTTTGTCTTCACAGGTTCCTAAGAAGCCAATAAAAATGTAGAGAAAAGTATCAGCACAACATATCAAGTTATGCTCTCTGAAGTCTATGGACGACAGATAACAATCATAAAGCACAAAACCAAAACTTGCAGATTTTAAAGTAACCCAACTTTGAGACAGCGTCATAGGCTAAAAACATGTATATAAATCTTGAAGCAAGGAATATCACATCAAATAATAATACACAAACCAAAACTCGACTTAGTTCAGATCTTGTGTAACATTTACGAGATAGAAGAGGGGTGCATGGCTAAGCAGACTCGTGCATATAGACAAAAGGAGGAAGACAACACCATAGATAATAATAGAATAATGTGATTGTAACATATGAAACGTAAGATCctaacaaatatatattttttaataatagaatAATGTAATTCACTAAAATTCAAGTAATGatttaaatatttgtatttgtttcACATTAATATCCCACTATTTATATTAAGAGAGTgattattaaaagaaaaaaggcACGGAAACAATACAACAGAATAGAAAAAAGACTGGGGAAAGATTGTAATACACGTGAAGGTTCAAGACAAGTGACACTCTTCGGTTTTAGAACATTACAAATACTTCAGAAAGTCACAAGTAGAACAAAACAGAGCACCAAGAAAAGCCGGACAAACCACAAAACAGAGACTAAAACACATTGGACCATAGAACAAAACAGAGCACCAAGCAAACAACAAACTAGCAAGCTGCCCGAAACCCCACCTATTAGAAGCAGAAACAAGGAGTAGTGCTGGTTTTACTTACCTCCTGGTCGAACTCGAGATTACCCGTGGGCCCTTTCCatgggaaccagagggttaacaaaaaaaaaaacagggaGCAGTGAAGAAGTCAAACTATGGCCCAACCCTCTCTCAACCTGACTCACCATCTAACCTATTTTTCAACCATCACATGCAAGCTCAGAACCCATTGATTGAAGCTCAAGGAGTGCAAAGGTTCGAAGTCGAATGAATGACAGAAGAGTTTGAAGGGCTTAGAGCATAAAGATTGTTATTTTAAATCATTGTTGTTCCTAACGTTATTAATCGATTTATTATAGTGAAAGTGCAGGTGATGGTAACGGGTACAAGCACTTAAGTACCCAATTGATAATAAGGGAACAGGTACTGAAGTTGAAGTTAAGGGGTATGGATCTGGATACAAGATTTTGTTCAACTGCGGGTACTATAGATCATAGTACCTTGCTCCAACCCTACATATTGTCAACCCTACATAGAAGCTGGAGTGGTAAAAAGGTCATGAGTTCAATCTCCCAACTAACAAAAATAACTAACATCTTCTATTAACAAAAAactgtcattttctcaaattactaTCATAGAAAGCAAAGTGAACAATAACCCTAAATGAAGGTCAACCAACTAGTAAGCAACCACTAACaaaattcaattaatatatatataaagaaaaatactaTTATTTACTTCACTACAACAACAATACAATCCATCATCCATTCACCACTGAAAAATACTATTACTTCACTACGACAACAATACAATTCATCATCCATTCACCACAGAAAAACAACAAACACAATAGCAACAACATAAATCATAAAAATTTCCAAACATGCAAACATAAGAGTCCACAACAACTTCACTCACCAGCTTAACAGCCACTTCCTCTTGAGTTTGCACATTAACACCTGTAACAAACAAGtccaaattattaattattcaacATACAATGATAAAAgtgataataattaattaaataaaaattgataaaatacaCATACCCAAATAAAGCTCTCCAAATGATCCACTCCCAATTTTCCTCCCAAGCTTAAATTTTCCACCAATAACAAGATCCATCAtaacaaacccaaaaaaacACAGACCCCAAAATTCAGAATTTTACTACTAATAACACCCTTCAAAAGCagtaaaaatccaattttgatgaaaataggATAAAGAACTAAGAATCTAGAAGAGACACATCAAAGATTGAATCAAAGGAAGTACGAATCTGGGTTCAGAAAAGAAAACCCTTATAGTTTATTGTAGTGAGGAGAAGGTATATTTATAGAAGGAAAAGAAGGCGGAAAAGGAATATATGCGATATTGGCGCGGAGAGAGAGTGGAGTGATGAGAGTATATGGATGGATGCTTTGGATCTGTGCTTGGAGGTCAAGGAAATGATCTGGACTCATAAATTGTAGAGATTTTGTTTGTGTATGTGTAGGAATCAAAATGAAAATGGATGAGAAAGAAAGTGAATGATTGTGGAGGTATGCACGattatcatcattattattttattattatattgttttttcttagtacaatagtattattttttgggttaaatatgtttttgtccctataattttcgttttagttctTGAAGTtttgttttcacattttttagtcCTTGAAGTTTCACcagtcaatgtttttagtcacTACTTTCCATTCAACtcgtgtatactttcacatttttgaataattttttgtattcatgtttataatattataagaacatcttcgataaaaatttagaattttttaacataagatgaattatttatgcgaaaaaactaaaaaattcatagttaattcatcttttgttaaaaaaatttaaacttttataacaaatattcatataatgtactaatcATAACcgcagaaaaaaaattaaaatttcaaatagtacacacgagttgaatgaaaagtagggactaaaaacattgaccgATGAaactttagggactaaaaagtgtgaaaacaaatttcagggactaaaacgaaaaCTCTAGAAAACTATagagaccaaaaacatatttaactttttttgtacattgcaaaaaaatttgttacatataatttttttacattggcaaaaaaatttcttacttatattttttttcaatagacCAAATGATAAAGTCATTATAAATTTACATGTGCAAGTGAATGAGTCGGGGTTCAAATCCCTATCATAACGTTTGgtataataattttgatattttttgtcaaTTGAACTATAACTTGTGGATTACttacaaattaaaatattttttctgaGGTGGTTTGATTTGGTactcaatttttaatttaaaaaatcaaagaacCAGACACTaagtcctttattttttgtgtAACACTTTAGAGATGTGAGTTAGAAATGTTAAGCCTGCTTTGTTTTTGTATGTATAGATTAACTATATTAAGCTTAACATTCTTcggtgtcaaaaaaaaaaacattgttgtTTAACAATACTCTTAAACACAAGCTTAACATATGTAATCAAAAGAATTATTAAGCTTGTTCTAGTATGTATTTTATAATAGTTGTTGTTAGTGTGAGAGGAAAAAAATGAGAAGTAATTGTTCTTGTAAATTAATTCTATTATGGTTGTCTGTTTATGTTTGATTCTATTCGGTCTATATGTTTAATTGATGAATTCTACTGAGATTTCATTGGTTCAATTCTATTAAGcttgttaattttattaaattgatCAACCAAATAGAGTCAAATCGAACCAAACttgttagtttttgtttttgtttacagTGAATGAGAATCGAACTCATTACTTATAACGTACTATCCAAACCCTTCATCAATAGACCAAACATAATGAGTTACCAAACTTGTTAGTTTGGTTTTGTTCCAATTCTAAAGAAACACTAAAAATCGAATTGATGAAAGTTTCATCCGTTCAAACTGTTTCTTTTTTGGACTAAAAAATTGGTCTAAACTGTACCAAATACATCTTTATATTCCTTATATACTCATTTATTTCAATTACGTTAAAATTGTCCAATCATtccatgaaaaaaaatatgtcctccattaatttcaattatttttaactttatgTTACCTCTTTTTGCCTACCATGATATTAGTAAGAAATTTTTATCGTCATTTAGAATGACTAATTTCCGTCAGAGAATATGCGAGACACACAAGATGAATTTTCCTTTCCCAATCAAATTTGTTTCATATGCATAAACCATTGATCGAAGTCTGATCATCTATATAAGATGCCCAAATATTTTATCACTTAAACTAATTAATTGTTAGTTATGTTACATTTTTCTAgttaatcaaatatattatcTATTCTATAGTTTGCTAACGATTATAACATAACAAGCTAACAACCATGTCGATAACAAATAGAAGTGTTAAGAGTGTGtttgaattgagttatttaATCTTATTTACTAATATAAATGTTGCGGAACTGTTTGAGATAACCTTGCATAAGTCTTTTTAACTGATTTTTACAAGTTCtccaatataattaataaaaatatctcgtaacatatataaaattttaccttttcttataaaaatagtttatataaaCCACACTTAGTATAAAAAACGCTTGTGCTATAAAATGagagattttcttttgtcatccTATTAAATTTCTCACATGCCctataaaaatactaaaatacccCTATAGGAGGGTGTAGGGacggcaacgggcgcccatcggtgcgggtttgacacttacaaaacccacacccgaaatcatcacccaaacccaaaggttgttcgggtggcaaaacaacactcacgcccacacccatttgGTTAgagttttttccacccaaacccaaacccgcaacacatttgaaaataatttgcaaatttaagaaattaaattccaacatagactttgaattaaattacaactaaaattaaggtcttccaaggaaattcaaacatagactttcaagaaattaaattacaactaaaatttaaggtcttccatggaaattgagggagactatgagaataattaggtaattataaaatatttcgggtgggtgtatgagtttcgggtgtgggtttgactgataccaaacccacacccatattatcgggtgtcacccgaacccaaacccaaacccagtcaaatcgggtttcgcccgttgacttggatttgggttcgggtgggtctctcgggtttggatttttttgccatccctaggAGCGTGTCTTTTctaaaaaatctcatttttataacgtctgctaCTTGAGTAGACACTATAATAATCTTTGAATTTGatgttagggtttttttttttccgcaAATTTCTTAtgtttataacatccgctaatTAAATAGAGGATAAATTTactacttaagtaacagacgttataaaaatcttgaatttgtaatttttctcaaaatttctcatttttatagctgcttaaaaaatgaaagagtaaaaataaaaactgcaCGAGAAAAGGGTAAAATGAAGTGTGTTATACATACACAAGTTCAGCATTTAAACTTCCACGATCTGTTTTCCTAAAAGTGCAACGTGGCTAAACAAAAGCCCAAAGTCCAAACAACCCAACTTGTGTTctttcttgtaccaaaaaaaaaccaacaaaaaaaaaaaaccaaatcgaaaaaacaaaacaagaagaagaagaagaaggtgcTCCATTTCCAACACTTCCGAGATCCCACTGAACTCATCAACTGTATCTTCACCGGTATGTTCTCTTCAATTTCCCTTTCTCtcattcttcattcatcttATTCTAATTCCACGCATTTCCTTATCTTAAGCTCAAATCTATGTTCTACTTTTTTCTTTTCGTTTTGATTCGATTTCTGCTACCAACACATTCGTTGTTACAATTCACCTGCATTTCAATCCCACCCATAATTGATTTCTTCCCGGATTTGCATTTCAATCGTTTCTTCATTCTttctagggtttcaataatttCCCCAAAATCcatattgtcaatttttttttattttattttgcaatttaTTGTGTTTTTGAAATCATGATAGttgcaaaattgatttttttttttttttttttttggttttattttgtttacatCTGATTGAATTTGGATTTGGGTTGTCTGATGGTTGCTGTTTGTTGGAAGTTATTGTTTTATGACTTATGAGGATTCTCTGTTTATTATTGAATGGTCTGATTCTGAATGTTGATGAGTATTTTGATCGAATgcttttgaattttcaattggGTGTGTGAACTCTGATTAGGACTAATTGGTAATTTGAAAGCTTATTATTTGAGTTTTGATACATGTGTTCTTTAGGTTTGGATAATTTGGTTTGTATTGATTAATAcaaaatgttttgttttgaaatatgAAATTATTGTCAGGTTGGATAACCATGAGGggcattttttctttaaagagGGCAGCGTTGGTTCAGCAACCTAGTGAGAAATTGAGTCTTGGTGTTAGATTGTTTAGCACTCAAGGTGCTTCAACTGCAAGTACTCCACAgcctccaccaccacctccacctcCGGAGAAAACCCATTTCGGTGGAATTAAGGATGAGGATAGGATTTTTACCAACTTGTATGGTCTGCATGATCCTTTCCTGAAAGGTGCCATGAAACGAGGTGACTGGCATCGTACTAAAGACTTGGTGATTAAGGGTACTGATTggattattaatgaaatgaagaAGTCGGGTCTCCGTGGGCGTGGTGGTGCTGGTTTTCCTTCTGGGCTGAAATGGTCATTTATGCCAAAAGTATCTGATGGTCGCCCTTCTTACCTTGTTGTTAATGCTGATGAAAGTGAACCTGGTACTTGCAAAGACAGGGAAATTATGCGACATGACCCACATAAATTGTTAGAAGGTTGCTTAATTGCTGGAGTGGGAATGAGGGCTAGTGCTGCTTACATCTACATCAGGGGTGAATATGTAAATGAACGTTTAAATCTTGAAAAGGCTAGGAAAGAGGCTTATGCAGCTGGTTTATTGGGTAAGAATGCTTGTGGATCAGGCTATGATTTTGATGTTCATATCCACTATGGTGCTGGAGCTTATATTTGTGGTGAGGAAACAGCTCTCTTGGAGAGTCTTGAAGGGAAACAAGGTAAGCCAAGATTGAAGCCTCCGTTCCCAGCCAATGCAGGGTTGTATGGTTGTCCCACCACTGTCACAAATGTAGAAACAGTAGCTGTGTCTCCAACCATTTTAAGGCGTGGACCAGAATGGTTTGCCAGTTTTGGTAGGAAGAACAACTCTGGGACAAAGTTGTACTGTGTGTCAGGACATGTGAACAAGCCTTGCACTGTTGAAGAGGAAATGAGTATACCACTGAAAGAGTTGATTGAGAGGCACTGTGGAGGTGTTAGAGGAGGATGGGACAATTTACTTGCTGTGATTCCAGGAGGATCATCTGTTCCACTGATTCCAAAACATGTATGTGATGATGTTCTGATGGATTATGATGCATTGAAGGCTGCCCAGACAGGGTTGGGGACTGCAGCTGTGATTGTGATGGATAAGTCTACTGATGTTGTGGATGCCATTGCAAGGCTCTCGTACTTCTACAAGCATGAAAGCTGTGGGCAGTGCACACCATGCAGAGAGGGAACAGGATGGCTTTGGATGATCATGGAAAGAATGAAAGTTGGGAATGCCAAGCTTgaagaaattgatatgcttcaGGAGGTGACTAAGCAAATTGAAGGGCACACAATCTGTGCCTTGGGTGACGCTGCTGCATGGCCAGTGCAGGGACTTATCAGGCATTTCAGGCCCGAGCTCGAGAGAAGGATTAAAGAGCATGCACAGAGGGAGTTGCTGCAGGCCACTGGTTAGGCTAGACTATAAGGTTGTTCACTTAATTATTTACCTTCATTTTGctataattttcatttattgAAACAGCCGATAAATACACAAGGgtatatataaatgaaaaactATATTTAGCTTACATTGAAGGATTAGACacaaatatattaattgtttAGATAGCCTTTGGAAAAAGTAAATGTGAGAGCTTGTTGTAACTATGGTAGTATGTTATTCCTATGAACTGATCAATGCTGAATATttatcttagaatttgggttagGTCTAACTCAATCATATAAAACTGCTTGTAAGGTGAATGTTGGCTCCCACTTATAAACACTTTTTAGGCCATATCACATTCAATGCAAGACTTTCAACACTCTCCCTCACACCCAAAACCATCTAGAGTGTGACCCAAGTGTTCTGATAACGGGCGGCCCAACAAATTTAGGATAGACTCTTGTGCTTAACTCAACCCCCGCAACAAAACCGACCAGTAAGGGAAGGCATGTGTCCCACTCAAACACTTGTTAAGCCATATCTAATCAAATTTAAGACTCAACAATTATATAATGTTGAAAATTAAAATCTCTTTTTAAGGATGCAACATGTAAAATTCGACAGCTTAAAGAAAGTTTTAAGTGTATGGTTACATTTTAGGaagtcagtttttttttttttttaaaaaagcaaAGATTTGAGAGAAAGAGTGGAAAGTAGTTCCTGAAACTGTTTTACCGTGTTCTGTTTATGAGAACTGtttctttaaaaattaaaacacgGAATTCCATTAATCCAATTTAGCTTAGTAACAACACATTTCTTTTGTTTAGAGGCTTGGATTTCTTTGCATGCAGAATTATTTTAGAAATTCATATAGGCTGAATTAGATATTCCATTTTTTCTTAAGTTTGTGTGATATGCTTTAGTAGTAATATGAATTCTAATATAAGAAGATATTTGTGGATAAGAAATGTAATAGGCAATGATTTTTATCTTTTGCTGTGCTATAGTTCATTGTGGGTAGGTTTTCGAGGCTCTTTGCTATTGTTTAGGCTGTTTAGTTTCTGTTACATGTCAAAGCTCAAAAGCTATAGACCAGAAAAATTAGCCTGCAAAGTGTTAGGTCCATATAGTGTTAGGTCCTTATAGGTCCATATAGTGTTAGGTCAAAAGCTATAGACCAGAAAAATTAGCCTGCTATTGTTTAGGCTGTTTAGTTTCTGTTACATGTCCTTTTTTGCAATTTGGTCAGATTGATTAATCTAAATATTTCACATgttaaagaaaatttaatatttaaataccAAACTAATAACTGCTGAAAAATTCATCTTTCATAGGGAAGATTTATCTGTATGATTCCTGATTGTTTTTTGCAATTGTGCTGTATTATGTTTAGGGTTGTGCTGTACTGGTGGATAGCAAGAACCAAAATAAGGCAGTGCTACTTCTGTTTACTTTTATGCTGTAGCAATTATGGCCGGACCATACCAGAGAAACCATCTGGGCTGGTATAAACTATGCTACCTAAACTCGTCATTTGGCACATTTCATGTATTTGTTAATAATATCTGTATACTGTCATTAATTTTGAGAAACTTATCATGTTTATGTTTGTTATTTATCAATGAATGATGAGGATATATATCCATTTGATAGCAAATGACTTTGATTTGAGATGAAACTGTACAACAACCAATCTCACCTTTACATCCATGAAGTTTGTTTatcttttttggtcaagtaggcTAGTGACTacaatttcactttttaaggtgaataagtgggagtacCAGGGTTGGAACCTCACCCcctgcatattacatgcaatgtcccTACTAACTGAGCTATGTTCACGGGGACATGAAGTCTGTTTATCTATGCATAGGCTAAAATATATTCATTATCTTATCGGTGACCGGACATCCATTATTTACCATACACGCCTACACGGTTCAGATG from Trifolium pratense cultivar HEN17-A07 linkage group LG1, ARS_RC_1.1, whole genome shotgun sequence includes these protein-coding regions:
- the LOC123903125 gene encoding NADH dehydrogenase [ubiquinone] flavoprotein 1, mitochondrial, with the translated sequence MRGIFSLKRAALVQQPSEKLSLGVRLFSTQGASTASTPQPPPPPPPPEKTHFGGIKDEDRIFTNLYGLHDPFLKGAMKRGDWHRTKDLVIKGTDWIINEMKKSGLRGRGGAGFPSGLKWSFMPKVSDGRPSYLVVNADESEPGTCKDREIMRHDPHKLLEGCLIAGVGMRASAAYIYIRGEYVNERLNLEKARKEAYAAGLLGKNACGSGYDFDVHIHYGAGAYICGEETALLESLEGKQGKPRLKPPFPANAGLYGCPTTVTNVETVAVSPTILRRGPEWFASFGRKNNSGTKLYCVSGHVNKPCTVEEEMSIPLKELIERHCGGVRGGWDNLLAVIPGGSSVPLIPKHVCDDVLMDYDALKAAQTGLGTAAVIVMDKSTDVVDAIARLSYFYKHESCGQCTPCREGTGWLWMIMERMKVGNAKLEEIDMLQEVTKQIEGHTICALGDAAAWPVQGLIRHFRPELERRIKEHAQRELLQATG